GGACAGACAACGAAGCGCCTCTTCctaaaggctcagacagctttgTTGTCCTAAGGATCGTTACAGGAAATCTATCCTGCCTCAAGCAATAAGACTGTATAACTTCTCATCTTTGTGTCATAGAAAACACTGAATGTTGTAACAGGTTAGCTCTTCAATTGCACTCTTGTGTTTgtacatacattttatatatctgtgttaataatgtttatactgttttctTTACCTTTAGTCAGCATGTTTAATATGCTGAGTGCCTATATATTGCCACTGTAACAGTGACATTTCCCAGCTTGGTACAGTATgtctattgtattctattcttCTTATTTAAGCGTTTATGTGATACAGCAGCCTTATAGACCAGTAAGTcacaatatttgtattttggttTTGGATATTATGTCAGACTAGAGCTGCATTACCAGTTGTTTGCATCATCCGATTGTTaagataataaaatatttaaataaaataaaacattttcttttgatGACTTCACTCATTctgtaaacacattaaaatgactCATATACATGTTATATCCTCACTGACAGACTTATCATTAAAAAGTGAGGTGTGATTGCTGTTAGTtgcttctctcttcctcctgatGTTTACCTCACCACAACCTATCAAAcactgctgcagcctgtgaaccACACAGCCTACACTAAacctccttttctctttctgcaGCAAACCTGGCTGCCACTGACATTATCTTCTTGGTGTGCTGCGTCCCCTTCACCGCCACCCTCTACCCACTCCCTGGATGGATCTTTGGCAACTTTATGTGCAAATTTGTCGCCTTTCTGCAGCAGGTAAAACCACGACTTGTCTTGTGTAAATAATTTTCAGTCACTGTTCTCAGAAATGTGCATTCACATGTAAGGGGTATTTTGTTGTTCTTGCTACAATAGGCACTTAAAATGTACTTTTCTCAGCAGCAAGCCACAGAAAACAACCTAATAATCAAATAAAGGACATTATAGTTCATCCTCATAAAGTCTCAGCTCAGGAAAAATGAGCCATTACTGCCTGAACTCCACTGGTTAAAAAATATAACAGACAGATGATTCACTAAAATGACAAATAACAAAAAGCatgtgaaagggttaaattccaacaaacagaagaaacattaaaaatatctatcacagctgtatgaacactgTGCAGTATAATCCTAATAAAAGTATGCAAGGGTGTGACTGCTCTGACTGACAGCGCCCACAACACCCACATCTGCTCCACTCTCACTCTATACACCTATAATTGGATCAAGTGTGAGATCAGCAGGCTTCACAGCTGCCAGGATGGCTTCCAAAAGAAGATTCATTTATTTACTGTCTATCacttaaaaacagacaaactaGCACGAAAATTGAGAAGAAATATCTTCCCctacaccagcaggtggcagcactcTGCATTGAGTCAGACTGCGGATATAAAATTCTTCTCAACTTGTCTGTTTGTCACTTTTATTACTCTTTCTTGATCTGGATCACTAAGCTGAACATTCAGGTCAGTTCACCATGCTCAATTGTCCataaaaacagcaaacatgggttctgataacacacacaaacaatccaACATTACCCCGACTTGAAAGGTGAGGGGAGAAAGTCAGTTTAATGACTTGCACGTAGCATGTTTTCACTTGTTCATTTCCCTGCACAAATGCATTATCAGAGGGAGGTCATGCAGGGTGTGTAGACTTCCTGCAGCACCAAGTGGAAAAGGCAACAAAAATAGACTTAAATGCACAGAGTGTGACAATGAGCGGGCGTGAGTCAGATCTCCAAAGAGTGCACGTCTCTGCCACATTGTAATTACACGTTAATCATGGACTAATACTCTGAAAATCACAGGGCAGACTCACATACACCGACAAGGCTACAGGGTGGAGGCTTAATGCTGTTCATGCTTAGTCTGCAAATAGAAGTTACGTCCACACCAACATTTTCCCAAGAGAAGTCACTTCTTGGGTTAAAAGTGTACCTTACTCATCCTGAGGAAATATCAGACAGACAAATCTGTCAGGTTTGAGAGAAGTTCCATCTTATAGATGAGATGTCAGGCAGGCCAAGAGCACACGAGACGTGGCTAACAGCATTTTTAATTGAAAATGAGATGtgactgttcttcttcttcttcttcttgtgatCTTGACAGGCCTCTCTGTATATTTATCACCATGTGTTCTGCCCTTTATCATCCAAACATTCAagcattatttttttccccagctaTGACAGCAGGCCTGCCTCCATTTACCATAACATGCACATGATGGGAGGGTAATTATGTCTTTAATGATTATAATGGGACTGCACCACTGACTCAGTCCTGCTCAAAGACACGAGGGCTACGCTAAATTACCAAAGCTCAAAAAGAAACAAGCTAAAGAACACAAGTCAACCAATGCTGTGTTCATGTGCAGTCTCATTTGAATTACAGGTTAGAGTATTTAAAATGATGTAACAGGGGTTTCTAAGCAACTACATCAACCTGTGCTTAGTGGCCATGTTTGTATTAAGAAGTATGTGTAGAATGTGGTGGTCAGGGTGGGACCCATTAAATTCAGTGGTAGTGAAGAAGATGGCAGAGGATGACTCAACCTATATAGTGCATCTCAAGCAAATCAGGTACAGCTCAAGGTGCTTTACTAGGAAATAAAATGGAGTTCTTATTTGCTTGACGGCAGGAAGCAACACAACACGGTAGCTTCAATTACTTTAAATGTTCTTTACTTATTCTAGAGAAGACAGGCGGACTCAATGAAAGTGATGAGTTATCTCATCTCATGTTGTTTCTGAAGCAGCTGGAATGCACAGATTAAGATTGCATGGAATGGATTGTGGGTAGTTCAGAAAATGCAGTAAAAGGAGCAAGGATGTCTTATACTAAAATGTCAGAACAATATTAGAAAAGccaatgttacatttttttatacGGCAGTGAAtgcaatatataaatacatgtataaaatgcagtgtatatactgtatgtataccCACTCTCTTTTACTTAACCCAGGTTGAAGGTCTCAGGTGGAATTGGTGAAATTACTGGCAGCACATACTATTGCTTTGAGACTGAGGAGCAGGGGTGGggtgtggggtggggtggggatgGGGGGGTTGACTGCTGAATAAATGACACATCTtttaatgaatatttaaatCTTGATTTTCTTTGAAGCTACATGTTTCAGTGTTTTCTATAGTGATAAATGATGAAGACACTTTACTGACTGCTGATCATGTATTATTCTATGTTATATATTTTTGcattaaatatgtaaatattaatGTAGCACAACATAATATTCAGACCAGCAGGGCGACATCTGTATCTGCCTCTAGTCACTTCATGGGGGTCAATCTAcgtaagctagctagctagcgctgtttgttgtttgtacagTCCTGCACAGTCCATGATCTAAACATACTGTACTTTCTTTGAACAGAAACTATTTGTCGAGGATGATAAGGCAGTGTGTTCTTAATGCAGTGGgcatcttaaaaaaaatcagaggatTCATTCTTTCGACATCGAACTCATCCTGACCCCTTTCTGTCTTTCACACACCATTTCCTTTGAAATCCTGATGTGGTGTTTCAAACCCTCTGGAGGGTAATGGATGCTGGCTACATAGTCGCAGATAAGAGGTGGAAAGAGAAAGACGCAGACAAGGCACACGTAGACAAAAGAGGGACCAAATTATTTCCTGTTTGGATGAGGGAACTTCTGATCCCTCATTTTCACCTTGCTAATCACATTTCAATGCAATATGGATTTATTTACCTACATACAACACTGTTGCAGAATGTAAGCGGCTACAGACTActatagaatttttttttttatcagaccCAGCGTGAAACATGTTAAATTGGATGCTTTCATGGTGTCAGAGACTGTGAAGTCTTTTGAAGAAGATAAAAAAATCTGTTCAAAGTCTTAAGTATAAATCAGACACCATTCAAATACACAGACAGCTCTTAAATTCCAGCATGAAGTCTGCGTTTGGCCCTTTAATTAGCATACTTATGATGACTTTTAATTGAATCGAGCGTCATTGAACCACATTAACAATTAAATTGGATGATTTGTTCGTATGCTAATGAAAAATGCTTATCACAAATGCAGctgcctctctgcttcctctgcatTTCCTGCTTTATCATCTTGCACGCTGTTTAGTTTCAAAACATTAGCAAATTTAGATTGAGGTGGAAAAGGAGGCCAGACAAGAAAACTTAAAATTCTGTTTCCATGTCTGTTTCCTGGGTTCACACTTGTTTCATACACCACCCGAGACCCTCATTTACACACCATATTGAATGCCTTCAAATGTGTGAAAAATGTAATTCATGCATCATCATGATTTTTCTAGTATTTGTTCCTCCAGGGCTGGAATAGTAGTAACCATTGCTGCATCTTGATGTGTATGCATTGCTCACTTATAGAACATATTTgcacattatttattcattccgTCATATTTCTTAGGTGACAGTGCAAGCTACCTGCATCACCCTGACTGCTATGAGCGGGGACCGCTGCTACGTGACGGTCTACCCTCTGAAATCTCTCCGCCACCGAACCCCAAAAGTAGCCATGATTGTCAGCATCTGCATTTGGATTGGTACGTTGAGCCATTATCTAAGAGCATTTAATAATTCTAATTCACTACAGAGATTATGAACCATTTGTTACCCTGCCCAGGCTCCTTCATCCTGTCCACCCCGATCTTAATGTACCAGCGTATAGAGGAGGGGTACTGGTACGGGCCCAGGCAGTACTGCATGGAGAGATTTCCCTCTAAGACACAGGAGAGGGCTTTCATTCTCTACCAGTTCATAGCCGCCTACCTGCTGCCTGTGCTGACGATCTCGTTCTGCTACACTCTGATGGTGAAGAGGGTCGGCCAACCCACCGTAGAACCCGTTGACAACAATTATCAGGTAAGGACATGGTTTGTTTATGCTTTGCTGTCATTTGCTTGACTTAACATTGAGATAACAGTGCGAGTCTCTGCTGTTACATATCAGCCAATTAAAAGATGAAACAttcctctgttctctcttcATGGTGGCGGCAGTGTCTTTGCTTTTTCTTATCTCTTTAGTTCATATTGTTCTGAGTGGAAAAATAGCAGAATATGGAGTGCAACAGAAGACAACATATATTTACTTGTAGCCAGAATCCCTCTTTGAAGTCCCTACAACCACAGCAGTCACTGAAAAGGCTCAGCCTTAAAATCCTTCTATTGCACAATCATTGCATGTGTGCAAGGGATTCTGGGTACTTCAAACTACAAACTTCAAAGATACACAAAGTATCCTCCAACCAACTCTCTACATCCAGTGAATTTTGAAGGGAAAATTTTAAGCAGGTGTGAAGAtaaactgcaacacaaacagacatgcaAACACAGCCACCGCTGTCTCCGATGTGACTGATAGCAGCAGAAATGGTGCGCTGTCTGTTTGGGGTTATATTGGGTGAGTAATGCAagttcctctcctctcacctctTCCTTAGGTCAACCTCCTGTCTGAGAGAACAATCAGTATCAGGAGCAAAGTTTCAAAGATGGTGGTAGTGATTGTCCTTCTCTTCACCATCTGCTGGGGTCCCATCCAGATTTTTGTGCTTTTCCAGTCTTTCTATCCAAACTACCAGCCCAACTACGCCACATACAAGATCAAGACATGGGCTAACTGTATGTCCTATGCCAACTCCTCTGTCAACCCCATAGTTTATGGTTTCATGGGAGCCAGCTTTCAAAAGTCCTTCAGGAAGACCTTCCCCTTCCTGTTCAAGCACAAGGTCAGAGACAGCAGCA
This sequence is a window from Parambassis ranga chromosome 17, fParRan2.1, whole genome shotgun sequence. Protein-coding genes within it:
- the kiss1ra gene encoding KISS1 receptor a, encoding MYSSEELWNSTERMWTNESAGNFSVEKRGEDDEEEGDQHPFLTDAWLVPLFFSLIMLVGLVGNSLVIYVISKHRQMRTATNFYIANLAATDIIFLVCCVPFTATLYPLPGWIFGNFMCKFVAFLQQVTVQATCITLTAMSGDRCYVTVYPLKSLRHRTPKVAMIVSICIWIGSFILSTPILMYQRIEEGYWYGPRQYCMERFPSKTQERAFILYQFIAAYLLPVLTISFCYTLMVKRVGQPTVEPVDNNYQVNLLSERTISIRSKVSKMVVVIVLLFTICWGPIQIFVLFQSFYPNYQPNYATYKIKTWANCMSYANSSVNPIVYGFMGASFQKSFRKTFPFLFKHKVRDSSMASRTANAEIKFVAAEEGNNNNNGVN